CCCGATAGCGAGCTCGGTGAAATCGAGCGCGTCACGGAAGTCGTCGGCCGCCCCATCCTTGACTGCCGCAGGGGCGCGGGGGGACGATTGCTGGTACATCATGCCGATGTCTTGTGGACTGGCGTTGGCGGCGTGTCGCTTGTCACGTTCAGTGTACGCACGAAGCCGGAGGCCGGCATTTTCAGCCCCGAACCGACCATCCTCAGGGTTGCCACCTTGCGCCTGGACGCGGCCACGATGCGCATCATCAAGAGCCGGCCTGCGCTGAATCCCTGTTTCGACCTTTCCAACGACTTGCTGTTCAAGACTGGCAGCGATCAATTGTTGCCAACGGCACAGCCGCGTCTGCGGGCTCTTGCCTCAGCCATTCTGGCGTCGGGTACGCCGCGTGACATTCTGGTACGCGGTCACAGCGATGCCCGTCCTTTCGCCCGGAACCTGGCAGGAAAAGGCGTGGATAACCAGCGTCTTTCGGAGTTGCGCGCAGAGGCGATTGTCAATGTGCTCAGAACTACGCTGGAGGGAAAGAACCTGACATTTGCCTCGGAAGGGGCGGGTGCGCGGGAACCGCGCGTGAAATGCCCTGTCGAGGCAAGTACCACCTCCTATGAAACGGAACAGTGCAATGCCCTGAACCGCAGGGTGGAGGTGCGCGTGATGTACGCAAGAACGCAGTAAGACGAGTTGCGGCAACGGCGTTTTTCAGCCGTTGCCACCGCTCGCCTGGCGTTTTATATCGGTACAGCTTGTATCAGAACCGGTACGTCAAGGTACCTCGCACGCTGCGCGGCGCGCCATACGTGCCTTGCGCATAGGTGTTGATGTTGATGTATTTCTTGTC
This window of the Janthinobacterium agaricidamnosum genome carries:
- a CDS encoding OmpA family protein: MTYKLAVAAGAIVTLTYLFDIQFFPSGLTPGEVVFFIFVALMFGFLYCIFLLFGAMSALWLLKLLSLLEVRVSRRRAAHAQATLFVVPAGLHGLGYFLLSLLFFLLSLFYAFALVQPPLLLLITIFFCAGFLALMLVTAGTQGGITVTGARPKPQRRLAQLAAVFVAPLVLVLFFGPFMNMVHMAFQLLGVRIPDVSIEVPDSELGEIERVTEVVGRPILDCRRGAGGRLLVHHADVLWTGVGGVSLVTFSVRTKPEAGIFSPEPTILRVATLRLDAATMRIIKSRPALNPCFDLSNDLLFKTGSDQLLPTAQPRLRALASAILASGTPRDILVRGHSDARPFARNLAGKGVDNQRLSELRAEAIVNVLRTTLEGKNLTFASEGAGAREPRVKCPVEASTTSYETEQCNALNRRVEVRVMYARTQ